The following coding sequences are from one Lysinibacillus sp. FSL W8-0992 window:
- the qoxB gene encoding cytochrome aa3 quinol oxidase subunit I, whose amino-acid sequence MSMEELFHPLQEPMILAAAISIVVGAVVVVAGLTYFKKWGYFYKNWLSTVDHKKIGIMYIAVALLMLFRGGIDALLMRAQTAVPDNGLLDAQHYNEIFTTHGLIMILFMAMPFVIGLMNIVIPLQIGARDVAFPRLNAVSFWAFAAGCGLLNLSFIIGGSPDAGWTAYFPLASTDFSPTVGNNYYSLALQLSGIGTLLTGVNFITTIFKMRAPGMTLMKMPMFSWSILITNVIIVFAFPVLTVALALMMLDRQFGTKFFAMTDGGMDMLWANLFWVWGHPEVYIVILPAFGIFSEVIATFARKNLYGYKSMVMSMVVISLLSFLVWAHHFYTMGHGVMVNSVFSITTMAIAVPTGVKMFNWLLTMRHGKIQFTTPMLYALGFIPIFTIGGVTGVMLAMASADYQYHNTMFLVAHFHYVLIPGTVFGVLAGYHFWWPKMFGFRLNEKLGKAGFWFIAISFNVTFFPLFILGLDGYARRMYTYSASTGYGPLNMLSFIGALGLAVGFALICYNIYYSWKHMPRNEKADVWDGRSLEWATHSPVPEYNFAIVPNVSRLDEFWFAKKEGRDITAGKIEKIHMPNNTGTPFWTSGFLFLAAFFAVFSLWIPAIISMLVVFGFMALRSFENDHGRYISVEEITETEKSLRGDK is encoded by the coding sequence ATGAGTATGGAAGAATTATTCCATCCACTGCAAGAACCGATGATTTTAGCGGCAGCTATCAGTATCGTAGTTGGTGCAGTTGTTGTCGTAGCAGGCCTTACTTATTTTAAAAAATGGGGCTACTTCTATAAAAACTGGCTATCAACAGTCGATCATAAAAAGATCGGTATTATGTATATCGCCGTAGCACTTTTAATGCTATTCCGCGGTGGTATCGACGCACTTTTAATGCGTGCACAAACAGCCGTTCCTGATAACGGACTACTTGATGCACAACACTATAACGAGATTTTCACTACACATGGTTTAATCATGATTTTATTTATGGCGATGCCATTTGTAATCGGTTTAATGAACATTGTTATCCCATTACAAATCGGTGCACGTGACGTTGCATTCCCACGTCTTAATGCAGTCAGCTTCTGGGCATTCGCAGCAGGTTGTGGCTTGCTGAACCTATCATTCATTATTGGTGGTTCACCAGACGCAGGTTGGACAGCTTACTTCCCATTAGCAAGTACTGATTTTAGTCCAACTGTAGGGAACAACTACTATTCATTAGCACTACAATTATCTGGGATTGGTACGCTATTGACGGGTGTGAACTTTATCACAACGATCTTTAAAATGCGTGCTCCTGGTATGACATTAATGAAAATGCCAATGTTCTCTTGGTCAATTTTAATTACAAACGTTATTATCGTATTTGCGTTCCCAGTGTTAACTGTAGCACTTGCATTAATGATGTTAGACCGTCAATTCGGTACAAAATTCTTTGCAATGACAGACGGCGGTATGGATATGCTTTGGGCCAACCTATTCTGGGTTTGGGGACATCCTGAAGTTTACATCGTTATCCTACCAGCATTCGGTATTTTCTCAGAGGTTATTGCAACATTTGCACGTAAAAACTTATACGGTTACAAATCAATGGTAATGAGTATGGTTGTCATTTCATTACTATCATTCTTAGTATGGGCCCACCATTTCTATACAATGGGTCACGGCGTTATGGTAAACAGTGTATTCTCTATTACAACAATGGCGATTGCTGTTCCAACCGGGGTTAAAATGTTCAACTGGTTGCTCACAATGAGGCACGGTAAGATTCAATTCACTACCCCAATGCTTTATGCGCTTGGCTTTATTCCGATCTTCACAATTGGTGGGGTTACAGGTGTAATGCTAGCAATGGCAAGTGCCGACTATCAATATCATAATACGATGTTCTTAGTTGCCCACTTCCACTATGTATTAATTCCAGGTACAGTATTTGGTGTACTTGCAGGTTACCATTTCTGGTGGCCAAAAATGTTCGGTTTCCGTTTAAATGAGAAATTAGGGAAAGCTGGTTTCTGGTTCATCGCTATCAGCTTCAACGTAACGTTCTTCCCTCTATTCATCTTAGGTTTAGATGGTTATGCACGTCGTATGTACACTTATTCAGCTTCAACTGGTTATGGTCCATTAAACATGCTATCGTTCATCGGTGCACTTGGACTTGCAGTAGGCTTTGCGTTAATCTGTTATAACATTTACTACAGCTGGAAACATATGCCTCGTAACGAGAAAGCAGATGTTTGGGATGGTCGTTCATTAGAATGGGCTACTCATTCTCCAGTTCCTGAATACAACTTTGCAATAGTACCAAACGTGTCACGTTTAGATGAGTTCTGGTTCGCGAAAAAAGAAGGTCGCGATATTACTGCAGGTAAAATTGAAAAAATCCATATGCCTAACAACACAGGTACTCCTTTCTGGACAAGTGGATTCTTATTCCTAGCAGCGTTCTTTGCTGTATTTAGTCTATGGATTCCAGCCATCATCAGCATGCTTGTTGTATTTGGCTTTATGGCTCTTCGTTCATTTGAAAATGATCATGGTCGTTACATTTCAGTTGAAGAAATTACGGAAACTGAAAAAAGTTTGAGAGGTGATAAATAA
- the qoxA gene encoding cytochrome aa3 quinol oxidase subunit II has translation MNKKLSLMFLAFGAIAILSGCEPLTVFNPKGPNAQTLSNTIILSIITMAVILLVVYVLFAFMLTKYRASKASADYEPPHEEGSHVLEITWTVIPIIIVAFLAIVTVKTTSSVETTPEGYDNKEPLVIYAASSNWKWHFSYPEEGIETVNYVNIPTDRPIEFKLYSFGPITSFWIPQLAGQKYAMSDMLTTIHLAADEIGSFMGRNSNFNGRGFAEMEFEAQTMTQADFDQWVSDVKANEKPLTEEKFKELLAAEHVGRSSYSSTHLDFSPAPMAHGDMDMGGMDHSDMDMSDEDMNHEDMDHSNTDAESTHSH, from the coding sequence ATGAATAAAAAATTAAGCTTAATGTTTTTAGCATTTGGCGCTATCGCAATCCTGTCTGGTTGTGAACCATTAACAGTTTTCAATCCAAAAGGACCGAATGCTCAAACATTATCAAACACAATTATTTTATCCATTATTACAATGGCAGTTATTTTACTAGTCGTGTATGTGCTTTTTGCGTTTATGTTAACAAAATACCGCGCATCAAAAGCATCTGCCGATTATGAGCCACCTCATGAAGAAGGTAGTCACGTACTTGAAATTACGTGGACAGTTATTCCTATTATTATCGTAGCATTCCTAGCAATTGTTACTGTTAAAACAACTAGTTCGGTAGAAACAACACCAGAAGGTTATGACAATAAAGAACCACTTGTTATTTATGCAGCATCTTCAAACTGGAAATGGCATTTCAGCTATCCAGAAGAGGGTATTGAGACTGTGAACTATGTAAACATTCCAACTGATCGTCCAATTGAGTTTAAATTGTATTCATTCGGACCAATCACAAGTTTCTGGATTCCACAGTTAGCTGGTCAAAAATATGCGATGAGTGACATGTTAACAACTATTCACCTTGCAGCTGATGAAATTGGCTCTTTCATGGGTCGTAACTCTAACTTTAACGGTCGTGGATTTGCGGAAATGGAATTTGAAGCACAAACTATGACACAAGCAGACTTCGATCAATGGGTTTCTGATGTAAAAGCGAACGAAAAACCATTAACTGAAGAGAAATTCAAGGAATTATTAGCAGCTGAACACGTAGGTCGTTCAAGCTACTCATCTACTCACTTAGATTTCAGCCCAGCACCAATGGCACATGGTGATATGGATATGGGGGGTATGGACCATAGTGACATGGACATGTCTGACGAAGACATGAATCATGAAGATATGGATCATTCAAACACTGATGCCGAATCAACACATTCACACTAA
- a CDS encoding DUF2785 domain-containing protein produces the protein MDIKEALQTFSSMTLTARQAFFEKEGDWLLEEMLTHIGSTDEKLRDHLIYRTFIDLLSDNLLNSQQLQNLFDTAIGDDYLYANIGEQMDDSVFTRSFSALLVASILAKDSELLILNETSLQSFFKKIGRYLLLEKDTRGHVEGKGWAHSIAHGADLAAMTIKHPKFDLQYAPSILHALKLATWKDVVYVNDEEERFVNIIEALLARGYSEEALSEWVEQAFDKFEMHLVTQGYNESFFSGRTCTLNAMKTLYFALKMNNQAPKLQNTLYIQVAKWLKLGS, from the coding sequence ATGGATATAAAAGAAGCATTACAAACATTTTCTTCAATGACACTTACAGCAAGACAAGCGTTTTTTGAAAAAGAAGGCGACTGGCTATTGGAGGAAATGTTAACGCACATCGGCTCAACTGATGAAAAGCTACGCGATCACCTTATCTATCGAACTTTTATCGACCTGCTCAGTGATAACTTACTAAATTCACAGCAACTCCAAAATTTGTTCGATACGGCAATAGGTGACGATTACTTATATGCAAACATCGGGGAACAAATGGATGATAGTGTATTCACACGCTCCTTTTCAGCGTTACTTGTCGCTAGCATTCTTGCAAAAGATAGTGAGCTCCTTATTTTAAATGAGACAAGCTTACAATCTTTCTTTAAAAAAATCGGTCGTTATTTGTTACTTGAAAAGGATACAAGAGGACATGTCGAAGGCAAAGGTTGGGCACACAGCATTGCACATGGGGCCGATTTAGCCGCCATGACAATTAAACACCCTAAGTTCGACTTGCAATATGCACCATCCATCTTACACGCACTGAAATTGGCAACTTGGAAAGATGTTGTCTATGTAAACGATGAGGAAGAACGCTTTGTAAATATCATTGAGGCATTATTAGCAAGGGGCTATTCTGAAGAAGCCTTATCGGAATGGGTAGAGCAAGCTTTTGATAAATTCGAAATGCATTTAGTAACGCAAGGTTATAATGAGAGTTTTTTTAGCGGACGTACTTGCACATTAAACGCGATGAAGACATTGTATTTCGCATTAAAAATGAATAATCAAGCACCTAAACTTCAAAACACACTGTATATCCAAGTAGCAAAGTGGCTGAAGCTCGGTTCTTAA
- a CDS encoding DUF3196 family protein: MTKQKPHVIKHDNIVVFPGATQTLIREGHMYVEKYQYEEAVACFEKAFLYDKGDEKALSAYAYALYELKLYVQAKDVCEQLLAMGTSMYVEVMELYITICMQLKEYHQVESIITTLIEEKVLPEAQLEKFERLKSINSEVAKNLQQREDVQELIEAQEYELEKFTTLTSNEQSLRLHRLMDTNVRQIKMLLKAIIECSDIHPFVQSLALILLVEQEVSIEVTVTKFEQTKTINPIDLALPNQLQQYGEIKKIIESKLEQDPSTLEMVQYLMAKHAIVTYPFEWHPFAADDIAYSYIDFVKAMLGKVQEMDYEIIDFLQMLEKLTELHEV, encoded by the coding sequence ATGACAAAGCAAAAGCCCCATGTTATTAAACATGACAATATTGTTGTTTTTCCTGGTGCAACCCAAACGCTAATTCGTGAGGGCCATATGTATGTGGAAAAATATCAATATGAAGAGGCAGTTGCATGTTTTGAAAAGGCGTTTTTATATGACAAAGGAGATGAAAAAGCGTTAAGTGCCTATGCGTATGCTTTATATGAGCTGAAACTATATGTGCAAGCTAAAGACGTATGTGAGCAATTGTTAGCTATGGGCACTTCGATGTATGTTGAAGTGATGGAGCTATACATTACGATTTGCATGCAGTTAAAGGAATATCATCAAGTTGAGTCTATAATAACTACGTTAATTGAGGAAAAAGTTCTTCCGGAAGCACAGCTAGAAAAATTTGAACGCTTAAAAAGTATAAATAGTGAAGTCGCTAAAAATCTTCAGCAACGAGAAGATGTACAAGAATTGATAGAAGCGCAAGAATATGAATTAGAAAAATTTACCACACTTACATCGAATGAACAATCGTTGCGATTGCATCGCCTGATGGATACGAATGTAAGGCAGATAAAAATGCTTTTAAAGGCTATTATCGAATGTTCGGATATCCATCCATTTGTGCAGAGTCTTGCACTTATTTTGCTAGTAGAGCAAGAAGTTTCAATTGAAGTTACTGTTACAAAATTTGAACAAACAAAAACTATTAATCCGATTGATCTTGCGTTACCTAATCAATTACAGCAGTATGGTGAAATAAAAAAAATTATAGAATCTAAATTAGAACAAGACCCATCAACATTGGAAATGGTACAATATTTAATGGCTAAGCATGCAATTGTTACGTATCCGTTTGAATGGCACCCGTTTGCAGCCGATGATATTGCATATAGTTATATTGATTTTGTAAAAGCAATGCTTGGTAAGGTGCAGGAAATGGACTATGAAATCATCGACTTTTTACAAATGTTAGAAAAACTAACAGAACTCCATGAAGTATGA